DNA from Prosthecobacter debontii:
ACCAGTCGCCAGTTGCTCGCAGCGCTGCCGGAGTTGGGCAAAGTATCGCGAGGGCAGATCGCGGCGCTGGCAGGCCTAGCGCCTTACAACCGGGACAGTGGCAAATGGCGTGGGCGGCGTTTTATCTCAGGCGGACGCAGCTGTGTGCGGCGTGTGCTTTACATGGCAGCGTTGGCGGCCAGCCGCCATAATCCAGAACTGAAGGTGTTCTACAAGCGTCTGAAGGAAGCCGGCAAGCCGTCCAAAGTGGCGCTGGTGGCGACGGCCCGCAAGTTGCTGATCCATCTCAATGCTATCCTCGCTCGCCACTTTAAAAAAACTTCTTCTAACACTTGCCTTTAACACAGTTACTCCAGTAGCCTACGCCACCATCGCCGCCGGAGGATAATGAGGCAGTTCCGCCCGCATATGCACATGTAAGCGACCATGCAGTTGCCGCTCCCCCAATCGCTGCCAGTGCAGACGCTGGAAGAATTTGGCGTTCTGCTCCTGCACATCCGCCAGGAACTCATCACAACCTATTTTGTTAGCCGTGGACACCGCTTTGTAAATCAAGCCTGCACCGATAGCACCGAACCCGCGATACACCGGCTGATGACTGCGCACGCTGACACTGCTGCTCATCTCGGTGAGACGGCGATAGTCGCGATGCACACACAGACGGCTGCCATACCAGAGGCGAGGTGCGCGCTCGTCAATACGCACGGTGCCGATCACCTCGTCCACCATGCCAGCGACTAGCGTAGCACAGATGATGGGGTAGGCATGCTCATCAATGGCATCACGATCATCGCCATCATGAAAGACATGTTGCTCTTCACAGAACACCGCTCTTCTCAGCGCCCAGTAACCGGCGAGTTCATTGGGTGTGCTCGCGATCTTAAAGACAAAATCACGCGGGCGGAACGGAGGGTAGTTATCAAAAAGCATGACATGAAGGTGTGTTAAGGTTTCAGTCCGCAGGAGGCATGCCAGATTGCTAGGAGCCGAGCGCCCACATGTTTAAAATATGACCCACGGCCGCCTTGGGTGACACATAACGGGACTCGATGGCCTGGGCCAGATAACGCGCATCTTGAGCAACCCCCGAGAAGCGACCGCTACCCCAGGTGTATTGCCACGGAAGCCCGATGAAATAGACCCCTGGCACCGTGGTGATACCGCGATCATGGCTCGGATAACCTTTGCCATCAAAGAGCGGGACCTCCAGCCAGCGATAGTCGGTGCCATAGCCCATGCTCCAGATGATGCTGGTGATGCCCGTCTGCGCAAAGTCGAGTGACAGAGGCCTCTCCTCAGGATGCCACAGGGGCGAATAACGATCCTCATGTGGAGCCTCAATGCCCTTGGCCGCGATGTGTTTATCAATCGTCGTCTTGATGCTATCCGCCACCGTATCAGCCTGATCCAGGTTTTGTTTGAGATCATCGGCGAAGGTCAATGTCGTGCCGTTGATCTCCTTGAGCCGCCCATAGAGCTGCATGCCCTCCACGGCAAAACGCCGCAGGTCAATGTCGCGTCCACCATCACGCCCGGTCACGTAGTGATTGGCCTTGGCGCGGACAGTGTCCTTTTTCGGATGTTCATGAATCGGCAGATCATAATAACCCATGTCATGCAGCCACTCGACCACATCCCGCCCGCGATAACGTCTCGCTGTGCGAGGGGCACCGCCGACGCAGAGATGCACCTTGCGTCCGGCTAGATGCAAGTCCTCCGCGATCTGGCAACCAGACTGACCCGTGCCGACGACGAGCACTTCACCTGGAGGGAGGGCATTCGCGTTCTTGTAGTCGGACGAATGCAGTTGCGTGATCCCTGCCGGGAAACGCTCGGTCATACGAGGCAGGCGAGCTGTTTGATAACCACCCGTGGCGACCACCACTTGATCGGCAGTGAAATCACCCAGATCGGTTTTCACCTCAAACACACCTGAATCGTTGCGGCGCAAGCGAGAGACGGACACGCCTTCTTTGAGTGGTGGATTGAAGGAACGCGCATAGGCTTCGATGTATTCGATGATCTGCTCCTTCACCATGAAGCCCTTCGGATCATCGCCGGTGTAGTGAAAGCCAGGAAGTGTGCATTGCCAGTTCGGCGTGACGAGGCAAAAGGAGTCCCAACGTTTGCTGCGCCAGGATTCGGCCATGCGGTTTTTTTCAAAGATGAGGTGAGCAATGCCTTTTTCCTTCAGGCAGTAGCTCATGGACAGGCCGGCCTGACCGCCGCCGATGATGATGACTGGATAGTGGGTTTCCATGGAAACGAAATGAGTTCAGAGACTGATGATGCGGACCGTCTGGTCGGCGGGATAGCTGCGGCCCCAGCCCTCGATCTCGCTGAGCTGGTCCATGGCGGACGAGCAGGCGAAACCGAAACGCTGGCGCACTCGCTCGCTGGCGGCGTTCAGGGCCGTGCGGCTGCGGGTAATGAAGTCCTTCATGGGCATAACCTCGCCCTTTTTGAAATGATCGTGAATGACGGTGGAGGGAGAGTAACACTGCCGACGGGTGCCATCCGGCAGTTCAACGGTGTAATGGACAGCGGGCATGGATCAGGCAGCGCAGGACGTTTGTTTTTCAAAGGAAGAGAGTGAGGAACAGGCCCCGCATTTGGCACAGCCCGCCTTCACCGTGTCCGAGGTCATGCCCGCAGCCGTGAGCATCTCCCCGAGCGGGAGGAGGATGGAGCGCATGAAGTCCGAGGACGGCGGCGGACGGTTCTCAAGCTGCGTTCCACCAATGGGCACAAAGGGCACCACGAAGGGATACACACCGAGGGCGATGAGCTGCTGACAAGCGCCTAACAAACTTTCTTTTGTATCACCCAACCCCGCGAGCAGATAGGTACTGACCTGACCTCGCCCAAAAACCTCCACGGCGGCTTGGAAGGCTTTGAGGTAGTAGGACACCGGCACCTGGGCCTTCCCCGGCATGATGCGGGCACGCACCTCTTCATCCCAGGCCTCCAGATGCATGCCCAGAGAATCCACTCCGGCCTCATGCAGATGTCTGAACCAGATGAAGTCCGCTGGAGGTTCGCACTGTGCCTGGATGGCCAAACCCGTGCGCAGCTTGATGGCACGAGCCACTTCCGTCAGCACGGCCGCACCGCGATCCTCCGTGGGTGGTGTGCCTGTGGTGAGAACCACTTGCTCGATGCCGTCGAATCGCTTGGCCGCCTCCGCCACTTCCGCCAGTTGCTCCGGGGTCTTGCGGGCAATGGTGCGGTCGCCTTTCAGCGATTCACCAATGGCGCAGAACTGGCACTTCGTGGAGGTATTGCCATAACGGATGCAGGTTTGCAGCACCGTTGTTGCCAACACGTTGTGAGAGTGCAGTTGGGCGATCTTCCAATATGGAATGCCCTCCTCAGTCTCCATCGAGTAAAAGCGCGGCTGACGCGGAAACAGGATAGGCGATTCCGGTTCGCCGTCGCGATACAACATGGCGCGACCATCATTACCAGGAACACTCGCCGTGAAGGGCGAGTGATGCGCCGGACGCGTGTGGATGGGCACCATGATCGTCGTGCCCATGATAGACACGGCTTTATGATCGCTGGGACCCGCACCGCCTCGTCGGCTGGAGGCGGAAGAGGCCTCATCCAGCATGCGCAGCCCGAGGGATTGCAACTCAGACAGCAGCCATTGCTTCCGGCTGACCAAGGCGGTCTCGTAGGTCATCATGATCGTGATTGAGTTGAGTGTTAGGCCAGGATTCTTCGGTGGCTGACGGCACGCCGTTTTTCGGCATGACCTGGAGGTTTTCCTGGAAGTTTTGACGCAGGGTGAAGATGTCGGGCCGTGAGTAATGACCGACGCTGTCCATCATGCGTTTGCGTTTCGTGATGAGGGCAAAGTCGAGATCAGCAATCGCCATGCCTTCCCCCTCCGTAATGGGTTCACTCATCAGGGCTCCCTCGGGCGAAATGATCGCCGTGTAGCAGCCACCTCGCAGCGCCTTTTGCATCTTCGGATCGCCGGTGATGGAGGTGATTTGCTCATCGGTCAGCCAGCCCGTGGAGTTGATGACGAAGCAGCCGGATTCCAGAGCGTGATGCCGGATGGTCACTTCGATCTGATCCCGAAAGATCGGCCCCACCATGCTGCCGGGAAACTGCGCGCAGTGGATCTGCTCATGCTGGGCCATGAGGCTGAAGCGGGCAAGAGGGTTGTAATGCTCCCAGCAAGCGAGAGCCCCCACCCGACCAACCTCCGTCTGCACGACCTTCATGCCCGAGCCATCCCCCTGCCCCCAGATCATGCGCTCGTGGTAGGTGGGCGTGATCTTGCGGCGTTTCAGCGCAAGGGTGCCATCGGCATCAAAGATAAGCTGCGTGTTGTAGAGCGACCCTTGCTCACGCTCGTTCACCCCGACGACGAGGACCATGCTGTGCTTTTGCGCCTGCTGGCTCAGCACCTCAGGCACCCATCCAGGAATCTCCACCGCATTTTCATAAAGCCGCAGGTGCTCCTTCCCGGCACTCACCGGCGGCTCCACGAAGCTGAAGTAGGGATAATAAGGGACGAAGGTCTCCGGGAATACCGCGATCTCCACCCCCTGGGCAGCGGCGTCCGCCACGGCCCGGCAGATGCGATCCACCGTGCCTTCGGCACTGGTAAGATCCGGTGCGATCTGCACCGCTGCTGCTCGAATTGTCGCCATATAAAAGAAGGACGATCAGAGGTTCCAGGAATGGATGACCACGGCACCCGCACGGCCGTGGATGAGATTGATATCCAGGACGTCCAGCGGGTTGATTGGGATGATGCCGGGGATGAAGGCTTTCTCCGTCTGGCCATACAAAGCCTGAGTGGAGAACCGGCAGGCGTAGATCTTGCCACCTTCCGCCATGAACTGAGCAAGACGCTTATTCACCAGCAGGTGGCCGGGGAAAGCTTCATCGCCGAGCGTGGGGAAACCCTTCTGGAAGCCCATGGTCACACCAGGACCATAGAGCAGGATGGAGGTCTCATAGCCTTTGCGCAGCAGGCGGGTGGCCACCAGAGTATTGACCAGACCAATGGAGCCCTCATGAGCGACACCGTGAAAGGTGACCAGGGCTTTCTCCCCGGGATTGGCCTTCACGTCCTCGAAGACTTTCTCTTCATAGTTGACCAAGATGTCTCCGTCTTTGTGAGCAGGGTGGGTTACTTCAGGCATAATTCGTTAGGTTTTGAATGTGGACTTTGAGTGAGGATGACATGCCACCAGCAACCGCCAGGGCATGCTCCTCAAAGCAGCACTGCCAGTGCCACCGCCCGTGCCAACCTTTCCTCGCAGAAGCGTGATTCATGCAAACCGTTGCATGAATTTGCGCAGCCTTAGGCCTACGCCTTTCTCACAGGCTCAATCTTTGGTTAGCTCACCCGACTCACTTGGTTTGTTCAAACCGGTAGATCGCGTTTCGGCCCATCTTTTCGATGCCCGATTGGAGCAGGACTCGCATCTGTTTGACCAAGAGAGCCCCCTCTAGGTCGGCTGCTTGTGTGCGTTCATTGAGGGCCGTCTCCAACGTTCGGTCATAGGTCATCAGAGTCGAGATCTCGGCTTGATCACGAGCTTCGGCCAAGCGTTGGAGAGACGAACGATAAGTCGCCTGCAAAGACTTCAGCACGGTTACCCCAAGAGCTGCCGCTGAAGGGATCGGTTTGTTTTCCTCGACGCGTTTTTTCTCGTCCCGAATGGCCAGAGCATCATCGAGCTTTGAAGCTTGGGTCGCCTCCGCCAGCGATCGATCCAGCGCGGCTTGATAATGTGCATTCAGTGCCTTCACCCCTTCCTGATATGGAACCTCCACATTCCGCTGGCGGACTACTTCATACGCCGCATGCAACTCAGCCAGTTTGGGATACTTCGCCACCATCACCTGGAGAGCCGAGGCAACAGCTGAGGTGGGTTTACCATCGAGAGTGAGGCTGCGCACCTGGATGTTTGAAAACCAAGCATTGCCTGCCGCGGGGCCCCAATAGCCTGACGTCGGAATGGCATCGTCCTGAATCTCCAAAGAAGGTTTCCCATCGACGGAGATTTGCAGGCGATTACCCACGGCGGAGAATTCGATATCCATCTGATCTCCGATGCGCAGTGACTGAGGTAAGTGAACGGTGCCGATGACCTTCCCCTGCTGCTTGGGGATGATTTTCATGATATCAAACTTCTTCAATTCAGACTGCCCGTCTCGAATGAACATGATCAGATTGTAATAAGCCGCCTCGTCGGTGCCGCCGTCAGCACTCCGCCGAATCCGCAACTGCGGAAAAGTCGTGCCCGTCAGGAAATGAAAACGCGCGCGGATAGCACCATTCGGGCTCGGTTGAGGCACCAACACACCTGCTCCTGATCGGACATGCAGGAATTCTTTGTCTATCTCCACCTGCTGTGTTGGAAAAGCCTCGAGTTCATGGGCTCCTCCTAAAATGGTCGTCCAGCCTTCCAAATCTGTGCTCTGTCCATAAGTATGAAAAGCCGCGCTGAAAAGTAAGCCAAAAACCAAGAGCCATCGGGACGCTTTCATCATGAAAGAGGGATGTTAGATACTGACCTCCTTGATAGCCAGCGTAATTGTCATCCATGCCCCCCGAATACTGATTCCAGCTAAGATCGGCGATGAGCCCCACGTTAAAGGATCGAATGTCCACGACGCCATCCCGCAGCCTCCTGATCGATCTCCTTCACGGCGCGCTGGGCTTTGCTTTGGTTAGCCTCGCGGCCTTCTCCGTTTGGGCTTTCGGAGCGGGTTACTTCCGCAACGTCGGGGGCGAGCTCGGCATGTATGCGGCCATTGCTGCCGTGTTTTTAGGGCTTTCAGGTCTCGTCCTGGGGCCCCTGGCGGGTGGCGCGAAGCGTTTTTATCGAGCCTTTCTTCCCGCTTTTCTGATCTACGCGGTGGTCTGGTGCATCGCGTGGTTCGGCCTACGAGGCAGACTTGGGGAGTGGGTGGGGGCAGCCGCAGGCTGCGTGGCCTTCACCTGGATCTGTATGAAAATCCTGGGTTCCACTCGCGGGTGGCTGGGAGCCGCCTTGGGGTTATTCGTCCTTCACACCGCAGGATACTTCGCCGGAGATTCGGCCATGTATGATTACTGGGTGCCGCTGGCGAAAGATGTGGATTTGGGCAAAACCGAAAAAGCTCAGGCCCTGATGATGGGCAAACTCTCCTGGGGCCTCTGCTACGGTCTCGGCTTCGGGGCAGGCATCGGCTGGGTCTTTCATCGGGCGCGGGTTGGGGCTTGAGTGTCGCCAGTTCCTGGGTATGAGTGCAAGTTCACCATGGCCCTCGCAAAGATCACCCAAGTCACCGGCACTGCCGTTCACGTTCCAGGTTCCGACATTGACACGGACCGCATCATTCCAGCCCGTTTCATGAAGTGCGTCACCTTTGACGGCCTCGGTGAGTTCGCTTTCTACGACGTGCGCTTCGATAAGGACGGCAAACCGACTGGCCATCCGGTGGACGATCCTCGCCATCAAGGAGCCTCCATCCTGCTTTCTGGCCCGAACTTCGGCTGCGGCAGCTCCCGTGAGCACGCCCCTCAGGCTCTTTACCGCTTCGGTTTCCGCGCCATCATCGCCGAGAGCTTCGCTGAGATCTTCTTTGGCAACTGCACCACTCTGGGCATCCCGTGTGTGGTCGCAACCGCCGCTGACATCGCCAAAGTGGCTGCTGCTGTGGACGTGAACCCAGCTCTGGAAGTGACTGTGGACGTGGCAAACAGCCGTGTCGTTTACGGTGACGACAGCTTCAGCGTGAAGATCCCCTCCACCGCTCACGATGCGCTGACCGCAGGCAAGTGGGACCCCATCGCCGAACTCCTGGAAGCCAAAGACGCCATTCACAGCCGCATGACTGAGATGGGCTGGGTCAAATAATTCCTTCAACACTCTGCACCACCCACCATGAGCAACGTTCCCGATCAACTTCGTTACCGTGACTCTCACGAGTGGGTGGACCCCACTCAGGAAATCAGCCCGGTGGGAATCACCGATCATGCCCAAGCGGAGCTGACAGACGTGGTTTTCGTCGAACTCCCCAAGCTCGGACCGGCGACCGCAGGTCAGCAGGTCTGTGTGGTTGAATCCGTGAAAGCGGCCAGCGATATCTACGCTCCGGTGAGTGGCGAGATCGTGGAAGTGAACGAAGCCCTCAACAGCGATCCTGGCCTTATCAACACCGATCCCTACGGTGCTGGCTGGATCTTCAAGATCAAGGCCAGCAACGCGGCGGATGCCGCTGCCCTGATGGATGCCACCACATACAAGGCGCACATCGGCTGATCGTTGTTTAATCCTTTGGAACACCCCACTTCAGCTTCTGAGGTGGGGTGTTTGGTTTCCGACTTTCATCTCTTCGACCTTCGGAGCCCCGCTTTCAGGCGGAATGCGAGGATTTTGCGTAACCTTGATTCCGCCTAAGACAGGGACTCCCAACCCAATCCGGCACAAAAAACCCGCCCGGATTGCTCCAGGCGGGTTTTTGAAAGGGCTGGGTTGATTCGAATTACGCGGCGTCCAGACCGAAAGCCGTATGCACCGCGACGGAAGCCTTCTCGATGTCGGCTTCTTTCACAATGACGGCGGTCTTGATCTCGCTGGTGGAGATCATGAGGATGTTGGCGCTCACGTCGGCCAGGGCTTTGAACATGCGGGCGGCGACACCGCTGTGGCTGCGCATGCCGATGCCGACAACGCTCAGCTTAGCCACGCCGGATTCGGTGCGCAGGGTCACTTTGTCACCCAAGGTCGGCAGGATCTCGCGCAGGGCTTTTTCAGCCTTGGGCAGATCGGCGGCGCTGAGGGTGAAGGAGATGTCGGTTTCACCATCAAAAGACACGTTCTGCACGATCACGTCGATGACGACGTTGGCACTGGCGATGGCTCCGAAGATCACGGAGGAGATGCCGGGACGGTCGGGCACGTCATCAATGGTGATTTTGGCCTGATTGCGCTCAAGGCTGACGCCGCGAACGACGACGGATTCCATGCCGGGGGTTTCTTCTTTCACGAGGGTTCCTGGGTTGTTGTTAAGGCTGCTGCGCACTTCGAAGCGGACACCAAATTTTTTCGCAAACTCGACGCTGCGGCTCTGCATGACCTTGCTGCCGCTGGAGGCCATCTCGAGCATTTCGTCGTAGCTGATCTCCTGAATCTTGGTGGCACTTTTCACCACACGAGGGTCACAGGTATAGACACCGTCCACATCGGTGTAGATCTGGCAGATATCAGCTTTGATCGCGGCTGCCATGGCGATGGCGGTCAGGTCACTGCCACCACGGCCGAGGGTGGTGATTTCGCCGCTGGCCGTTTCTCCCTGGAAACCGGCCAGCATGACGATATTTCCCTCATCCAGCATCTTATGCACGGCATCGGGGGTGATGTTGACGATGCGGGCCTTGGTATGGACGCGGTCCGTAGAGATGCCAGCCTGAGCACCGGTCAGCGAGACGGCTTTGCCACCCAGGGCATTGATGGCCATGGCGGTGAGGGCGATGGTGGTCTGCTCACCGGTGGAAAGGAGCACGTCCATCTCGCGCTCACTGGGGTCCTGCTCAGGGGAAACTTCTTTGGCAAGCTTGATGAGGCTATCGGTCACCCCAGACATGGCGGAGACGACAGCCACCACTTGGTGACCAGCACGCTGGGTTTCCAGGATGCGACGTGCGCAGTTGCGAATGCGTTCTGGATTGCCGACGGAGGTGCCGCCGTATTTCTGGACAATGAGGGCCATGGCTGGAAAGGGGCGGCGAAGGTGGCACGGCCAGCCCCGGGTGCAAATGGGAAATCATCTTTGGTTGGGCAAGAGAAAGGGTGTCTGCGCGATCTGAGTGCAATTTTCCTTCCCAAACCGCGATCTTCTCTCTCATGCTCCCGCCCATGAAAGCCTGGCTCTTCCTCCCTGCCCTCCTGCTTTGCTCCGCCTCCCTGACCTGTGGGCAATCTCCACGGCCTATTCGGGACCTGAATGGCTACTTTCCCTTTACCCCCGCGGCCGATGCCCAGGCCTGGAGCGAACGCCGAGCCGAGATTGAGCAACGCGTGCGGGTCGCTTCTGGACTCTGGCCCATGCCGGAAAAGACCCCACTGAATGCCGTGGTGCATGGTCGGGTGGAGCGGGAGGATTACACCATTGACCGAGTCTTTTTCGAGAGCCTGCCAGGGCATTTCGTCACCGGTAGCCTGTATCTGCCGAAAAACCGCACGGGGAAAATCCCCGCCATCCTCTGCCCACACGGTCACTGGCCGGACGGCCGGTTTATGGATGTGGGCCTAGGCACTGAGGCACTGAAAAAGCAGCTCGATACGAAAGCTGAGGAGAGAGAATGCGCCGCGAGGTCACCCCTCCAGGCCCGCTGTGTGCAGCTCGCCCGCATGGGCTGTGCGGTGTTTCACTATGACATGCTCGGTTACGCGGACTCCATCCAGTTTCCCGTGCATCGGCATGGCGCAGGCCCGGAAGGTTTCTTGAGCCCCGCTGCCGATCTCCGGCTGCAGACCTACTTTGGCCTGCACACCTGGAATAGCGTCCGCGCTCTGGATTTCCTGCTCAGTCAGGAGGGCATCGATGAAAACCGCATCGGCTGCACCGGAGCCAGCGGCGGAGGCACCCAGACCATGATGCTCACGGGCATGGATCCGCGCATTACGGCCGCGTTCCCCTGTGTGATGGTTTCCACCGCCATGCAGGGCGGCTGCACCTGTGAAAACACCCACTACCTGCGCATCAATCAAGGCAATGTGGACATCGCCGCACTCACCGCCCCACGTCCACTGGGCATCACCGCAGCGGACGACTGGACCAAGGAAGTGGAAACCAAGGGTCTGCCTGATCTGAAGAAGCTGTATGCCATGCTCGGCGTGCCGGATCACATCACCGCGCACATCGCCACGCAGTTTCCGCACAACTACAACCTGCCCTCCCGGTTGGCGATGTATGAGTTCTTCAATAAGCACTTCCAGTTAGGCCTGAAGAGCCCCATTCAGGAGCAGGACTTCACCTTTTCCACTAAAGCCGATCTCACCGTCTGGACGACCGAACATCCCGCTCCCACGGGCGATGCGGTGGGCGACACCCATGAAAAAGCCGTGTGCGCCTGGATGACCACTCAGGATGAGAAGAACATCGACAGCCTGGTGAAGGAGGCGGACACGACTCGAGTTCGTGAGGTGGTCGGCAGTGCCTGGGAAACCATCGTCGGTCGCAAGACACCGACTGCGGCTGACGTCGCCTATGAAATGCTGAGCAAGGAGGACAAGACTGACTTCCTCATCGTCAAAGGTCGCATCACCAATAGCCGCGATGATGAAGCGTTGGAAGCCACGTTCCTCTACCCCACGAAGTGGAACGGCGAAGCCAGTCTCTGGCTCAGCCTTAAGGGCCCGAGCTCCATTCTCGAGGGTGAAACGCCCACCACCGCTGCCCAAAAGCTACTGGATCAAGGCATCGCCATCGCCTGCCCTTCGCTGTATTTGGAAGGCGCGACCGAGCAGCCCAAAGCGGGTGATAATCTCAAAGCCAAACCCAACGACTTCCGAGAATTCAGCGGCTACACCTTCGGTTATAACCCCACGCTCCTGGCCCGCCGTGTGCATGATGCGATGACCATGGTCACCATGATGCAAAATCAGGAAAAATACCCAGTGAAGCAGCTCAAGATCCACGGCACCGAAGGGGCAGGCCCCATCGCCCTCGTCACGGGTGTCGTTTTGAAACTCGACGGCGTCACCGCCGAGCTCGACGGCTTCCGCTTCGCCGATCTCACCAGCCCCTGGGATGTGAACTTTGTGCCCGGTGCGGTGAAGTATGGCGATGTCGAGGCACTGCTGAAACTGAATGGGCTGTGAAGTTAAACTCGCGGACAAAAGGTGCTGTCAGACATTGACCCTGCCCATGGACGTTGCCGCCCCTTTTTCAGACGATTCAGATGAATTGCCGATCCAGCCTCAACGTCGGCGTTTCGTCTATCTGGTCTCGGCGTGGCTCGCCGGGATGCTGCTTCAGATCGTTGGTCTTCCCTGTTTGTGAGCGATTGGGAGTTGGCGCATGGAGATCGCCGCTTGGTTTGATGCGATGATCCTGCTGCGTATGATCGTGGCCTACTGGAGGCGGGAGACGGGCCTTGCGTGGATGCTTTACACCGCCCTTTGTCTCACGTCGTTTCTATGGCTGCATTGGCTCACCGACCTGATCCTTCAAGTCGCTGGGCGCTCGCATTTTTAAAAATGCCCAAATGGCACATTTGATCCGCTCTTTGGAGACGAAACGACTCAAACTTCGACCTCCCAGTGGCATGACAATATTCACGCCACCTTTGTTAAATAAGGGCTAGCGGCTCATTGCGCCTTCCTGGCACAGTGCAAGCGTATCCAGAGGTAGAAAGATTCTCCTCCAACCTATGTCTCCTGAAAAATTCACCGTTAAGCTTCAAGAAGCCTTCAATGCCTCTCAGTCTGTGGCCACGCGTCATGGACACCAGGAATTGAAACCGGCCCACCTGCTCACGGCTCTGCTGGATCAAGAGGGTGGCATCACTCGCCCCCTCTTTGAGAAAGCTGCCGTCAACCCAGCGGCCGTGGCCAACCTGAGCACCCAGCTCGCTAACCTCCTCAGTCGTCAGCCGAAAGTCAGCGGCGCCACGGGGAGTCTGTATCTCTCCAATGAGTTCCGCGAACTCATGACCAAAGCCGAGGACGAACAAAAGAAACTCAAGGATGATTTCCTCAGTGTCGAACACGTCCTGCTCGCACTCTTCAAAATCAAATCCGATGTCGCCGACCTGCTCAAGCAGGCCGGACTCACGTATGACACCGTCTCCAAAGGCCTTGCCGCTGTCCGGGGCAGCCAGCGTGTGACGGATCAAGACCCTGAAGGCAAATACCAGACCCTGGAAAAATACGGCACGGACCTCACCGCCCGCGCTCGCCAAGGCAAGATTGACCCTGTCATCGGTCGCGATGAAGAGATTCGCCGTGTCATGCAGGTGCTCAGTCGCCGCAGCAAAAACAATCCCGTGCTCATCGGTGAACCCGGTGTGGGTAAGACCGCCATCGCGGAAGGCCTGGCCCGCCGTATCGTCGCTGGTGACGTGCCCGATTCCCTGAAAGGCAAACGCCTCATCAGCATGGACCTTGGAGGCATGATGGCCGGGGCGAAGTTCCGAGGCGAATTCGAGGAACGCCTGAAAGCCTTCCTCAAAGAAGTCACCAGCAGCGAAGGGGAGATCATTCTCTTTATTGATGAGCTGCACACCATCGTCGGTGCTGGTAAAGCTGAAGGCGCGATGGACGCAGGCAACCTGCTCAAGCCGCAGCTTGCCCGTGGTGAACTGCGCTGTATTGGCGCGACCACGCTCGACGAATATCGCAAATACATCGAGAAAGACCCCGCTCTGGAACGTCGCTTTCAGCCCGTAATGGTGGGTGAACCCAGCGTCGAAGACACCATCGCCATTCTGCGTGGTTTGAAAGAACGTTATGAAGTGCACCACGGCGTGCGCATTCAGGACGGTGCCATCATTGCTGCGGCTACCCTGAGCAACCGCTACATCACGGATCGTTTCCTCCCCGACAAAGCCATTGACCTCG
Protein-coding regions in this window:
- a CDS encoding aspartate kinase, translating into MALIVQKYGGTSVGNPERIRNCARRILETQRAGHQVVAVVSAMSGVTDSLIKLAKEVSPEQDPSEREMDVLLSTGEQTTIALTAMAINALGGKAVSLTGAQAGISTDRVHTKARIVNITPDAVHKMLDEGNIVMLAGFQGETASGEITTLGRGGSDLTAIAMAAAIKADICQIYTDVDGVYTCDPRVVKSATKIQEISYDEMLEMASSGSKVMQSRSVEFAKKFGVRFEVRSSLNNNPGTLVKEETPGMESVVVRGVSLERNQAKITIDDVPDRPGISSVIFGAIASANVVIDVIVQNVSFDGETDISFTLSAADLPKAEKALREILPTLGDKVTLRTESGVAKLSVVGIGMRSHSGVAARMFKALADVSANILMISTSEIKTAVIVKEADIEKASVAVHTAFGLDAA
- a CDS encoding acetylxylan esterase — translated: MKAWLFLPALLLCSASLTCGQSPRPIRDLNGYFPFTPAADAQAWSERRAEIEQRVRVASGLWPMPEKTPLNAVVHGRVEREDYTIDRVFFESLPGHFVTGSLYLPKNRTGKIPAILCPHGHWPDGRFMDVGLGTEALKKQLDTKAEERECAARSPLQARCVQLARMGCAVFHYDMLGYADSIQFPVHRHGAGPEGFLSPAADLRLQTYFGLHTWNSVRALDFLLSQEGIDENRIGCTGASGGGTQTMMLTGMDPRITAAFPCVMVSTAMQGGCTCENTHYLRINQGNVDIAALTAPRPLGITAADDWTKEVETKGLPDLKKLYAMLGVPDHITAHIATQFPHNYNLPSRLAMYEFFNKHFQLGLKSPIQEQDFTFSTKADLTVWTTEHPAPTGDAVGDTHEKAVCAWMTTQDEKNIDSLVKEADTTRVREVVGSAWETIVGRKTPTAADVAYEMLSKEDKTDFLIVKGRITNSRDDEALEATFLYPTKWNGEASLWLSLKGPSSILEGETPTTAAQKLLDQGIAIACPSLYLEGATEQPKAGDNLKAKPNDFREFSGYTFGYNPTLLARRVHDAMTMVTMMQNQEKYPVKQLKIHGTEGAGPIALVTGVVLKLDGVTAELDGFRFADLTSPWDVNFVPGAVKYGDVEALLKLNGL
- the gcvH gene encoding glycine cleavage system protein GcvH produces the protein MSNVPDQLRYRDSHEWVDPTQEISPVGITDHAQAELTDVVFVELPKLGPATAGQQVCVVESVKAASDIYAPVSGEIVEVNEALNSDPGLINTDPYGAGWIFKIKASNAADAAALMDATTYKAHIG